The window tctttaactaagccatcttggcaggtgatctcactgccctaccccctgactcccaggggtgtaaatctccctggcaatgcaggatatgactcctggggatgaatctagacctggcatcatgggattgagaacatcttcttgaccaaaagggggatgtgaagtgaaactaaataaaacttcagtgcctgagagatttcaaatggagtggagaggtcactctggtggacattcttacgcactatatagataaccctttttaggttttaatgtattggaatagctagaagtaaataccagaaactaccaaactccaacccagtagccttgacccttgaagacgattgtataacaatgtagattacaaggggtgacagtgtgattgtgaaaaccttgtggattgcactccctttgtccattgtatggatggatgagttgataaatggggacaaaaactgaatgaaaaatagggtaagagggggggatgatttgggtgttcttttttatttttattttttattcttattctgattctttctggtataaggaaaatgttcaaaatagattggggtgatgaatgcacaactatgtcatggtactgtgaacagttgattgtacaccatggatgacttatggtatgtgaatatgtctcagtaaaactgaatttaaaaaaaatctccttaaCAAACTAACATTAAACATTTCACTTTAAAACATAACCAGTAAACTTGGGTATTTGATATCTACAATCTGCTTATCTTTTTTTAGATCAGTCTTTTCCTGTAGGATGGCCCCTGGACATGGACATGAACATGGTCATAATAAAATGGAACTTCCAGATTACAAACAATGGAAGATAGAAGGAACACCATTAGAGGCTgtccagaagaagctggctgcaCGAGGGCTAAGGGATCCATGGGGCCGGTAAGGGGAGTTGAATAATTTAAGATAGACTTTATCCTTAAGAATCAGTATTTTCCTTTCCAATGTATTCTCCTTTACAGAATCTTGAAAATTGGCTTTTTACATTAAAGTTTCAGATTCAGCCTTATTGAATTATCAtttgcatacaataaaattcacccattttaaatgtacaattccaTTCATTTTGGCAAATGTCTACAATTGTTTAACTGCCACCACAATTATGATAGGGAATATTTCTACGTCCCAGAAAGTTTCCTCATATCCCTTTGTGGTCAGCCCTTATCCTACTTCCAACTCCTGGCAACTGTTGATCTGCTTACTTTCCCTATAGCTTTGCTTTTCTAGAATTTAATACAGCTGGAATCATGTagtatgtaatcttttgttaTAGCCTCTTTCacataacatactgcttttgtgATTTATCAGTGTTGTTGCTTGTATCTGtagttccttcctttttattgctgagtaataatCTATTGTAGTCATTTTGTTTACCATTACATCAGTTGATGTTCATTTGGGTTGTtaccagtttggggctattattaAAATTACTATGACCATTAGAGTGCAAGTCTTTgtatgaacatatgttttcatttctcttggataaggGGTATATGTTAagcataattttataaaaaactgccaaactgttttccaaagtggatgtaccattttgcattcctaccagcaatgtatgataaatttccattgttcatTGTCCTCACCAGCACATGGTATTaccattcttttaattttaaccGTTCTATTGAATGTGGTAATATTACCtccttgtgattttaatttatatttccctaaagactaatgATCATGAGACTCTTGTGCTAATTTGGCAttcgtatatcttctttggtgaaatttctattcaaatcctttgcccatttaattCATTGGGGTATTTGGCTTCTTGTTACTGAGTTGTAAAAGCCCTTTACAGATTTTGAATATAAGTTCTGTAATGGATACaagttttgcaaatgttttttccCGGGCTCTGgcatgtcttttcattttctgatgtctttcaaagagcaaagTTTTAAATGTCATAGGGTTCTCATAGATGCTGTTTATCAAGGTGgggaatttcccttctattcctagagtactgagaattttttttttatcattaatgggtgttgaattttgtcaaatattttttctttatctattgagatgatcacatagtttttcttttttagtctgtTTATGTGAtaaattacttttattaattttccaatattaaaccaatcttgcattcTTGGGATGATCCCTACTTCATCGTAATGTATTATCTTTATATGCTGATAGaatcaattttctaaaattttattaacaGTATTTgaatctatgttcataagagattgctctgtagttttcttctaacatttttgctttgtttatctCCATTAGATTTTGCTTAGCTCTGATATTATCTACTAAgtattatttttagaattaaatgTTTTTTGTTCTTCATAACATCATTTGTTATCTGTGGGAGAAGACATTTTTTCCATAGACttctttgattctgtttctcctctgttCAGAGTGCTCAGAAGAATAATGGCCAGAACAGGAAATCAAGTTCCTAAAGTTCAGACTGCTCTGACAGGGAAAAGCTATCATCCTCttgaataataatgatgatgatgatgttgataatgatgatgatgtcaTGTTTACTTACTCTCTGTGccaaaaatatatcatatattattACCCTGTTTAATCTTTATAGCAATACTATAAGATAGGTAATGATCATTATTGAGTAGAAGCAGCAGGCCATGAGttattaagtaacttgcccagccTGAAAGTTTATGAATCTAGTGTAAGCAGCATAGGAAATATTAATTCCCAACGTTGTCTAACTTCCTCTTTTCATGATACTATAATGACTAATGGGTAGAGCCAACCAGCTGGCATTTGATGAATAAATtgaaatgagtcttatatttatgAATACTGTAAAATATTGAGTACTATTAACTGTGAAGTGTGAAgtcattgtattttttcttctattttatgtgAAACTTGGGCGTTTATACTTATTTATCCAAGACCacagaaaaaaaatcctgttttgaTACACTTAGATTATCTTATATAAGGTTGCACTAAAGTCTTTTAGAAAGATTGAGAACAAATATATTTTACCCCATGAATGTACACATGTAGTATgtgattattttttcccttttttttctctagCAATGAAGCTTGGAGATACATGGGTGGCTTTGCAAACAATGTTTCCTTTGTTGGTGCATTATTAAAAGGATTCAAATGGGGATTTGCTGCATTTGTAGTAGCTGTGGGGGCTGAATATTTCCTGGAATCCTCAAATAAAGATGAGAAGCATCACTGAAGATAGTATCTGGAAGTATCTTAGTGGCATAACTCTCATAAAAATGAGACATCTTCGCTGTGGCCTACTTGTCTAAGTGTTTGTACCTTAAACAATACCTGTAAgatttaataaagtaaaaaaagtatGCCAGTCTGTTTTTGTCATTCTTTAACAAAAAAGCATCTCAAGCCAAATCAGATTTGGTTTTGAATTCGTGGGATGTTGGGTACCAGTAGCAACTCATTCCGCATATAGCAGACAGCCAACAGATATATGATTCAAAAATTGATATGttttaacagatttttaaatggcAGTTGGCCTTACTTTTACTATCCTCTGTAGGAAGTGTAAAAGAACATAGATTATATCAGAAAATACTTGCCCAGTTCTAGTTGATATATCCATgtatcatcttcatttttctttataatggTACTTTCTACTCTTGCTTTAGTCCTCACTTGTTCCCATGtcataaaaagtttttctttgtatttctgacAATAAACTAGACATTCTCCCCaatcactgaatttttttaaatttaattctctaattaaaatttaGATTTATAACTCAGCTTCTTGAGGAAGGGTAATATTTTTGCTTGAATAATGAAGCTGATGTGAAACTCctgggtaatttttttctttgtaaattttttgtttataaatgtATACTTGAGCTGTCACTGAGTAAATAAGAGAGAGGAATTCCTAATAAGCTGATACTGGTAAATGGATTGTGGTTAAAGGGATTCAAAAAATAGTGCAAAAGACAGTAAGGAAAGAGTTTTAAAGGGAACAAAGAACCGTGGGACAAATGGAAATtgcaagatggtagatttaaactTATATCATATTAATACTTACATTAAATGCAGATGATCTAAAGATtaaactcaaacacccaaattaaaagacaaattgtCAGCTTGAGCCAAAAGGTGAGACCCAATTTTACAGTGTCCACAAGAAAACCACTTTAAAGACATAgggtaaaaggatagaaaaaggtATACAATGCAAACTTATTGAAAGAAAGAGTGGGTATACTAATGTCTGACAGATTTTAGAATAAGGAATATTATTGGTGATAAGGGACATACAATAATAAAGGTGTCCATTAAGAGGACACAAAAATCTTAAATGTGTATAcacacagagcttcaaaatacaggAAGCAAAACCAAATGggactaaaaggagaaatagacaaatccatgaTTAGAGTTGCCTATTTTAACATTCCTTTGTCAATAATTGGTAGAACAAGTAAACAGAAAAGTaggaaaatcaaagaagacttgaacaacagtATCAAATAGCTTGATATAATATTTATACAGTataacactccacccaacaacagcagagcatgtattcttttcatgtgcacatggaacatttatcaCAATAGAtaatattctgggccataaaacaaggttcaatcaatttaaaattattgaagtCACACAAAGTATATTCTCAGTACACAAGCAAATTAGACTAAAAATAACCtgaaaatcacaaatatttggaaattagtttacacacttctaaataaccaagtgtgatggttaatttcatgtgtcaacctagttaggttatggtgtccagttgtttcgtaaagcaagcactgacctgattgctAATGTTCTAGCTTGCTAGTGCTataagaatgcaaaacacaagaggtggattggcttttataaaagggggtttatttggttacacagttacagtcttaaggccataaagtgcccaaggtaacacatcagcaatcgggtaccttcactggaggacggccaatggtgtctggaaaacctctgttagctgggaaggcacgtggccagcatctgctccaaagttctggtttcaaaatggctttctcccaggacgttcctctctaggttacAGTTCCTcataaatgtcactcttagttgcacttggggtatttgtcctgtTTCAGTTTCTCAGgagctagagtctgctttcaatggccatcttcaaactgtctctcatctgcagctcctgtgcattctacaaagtgtccctcttggctgtagctcctcttcaaaacatcactctcagctgcactgagttccctctgcccatcagctcatttatatggcttcactgatcaaggcccaccctcaatgggtggggccacacctccatggaaatctctcatgagttatcacctacagttgggtggggcgcatttccatgcaaatctaatcagcaccaaaacatctgccccacaagactgcatcaaagaatatggctttttctgggggacataatacattcaaactggcacagttaatATGAGGGTATTTCGTGGAATTAAATCActggttgattgcatctgtggcttattacatctacaatcaacaagcaATGAGATGAGTCTCCTCATCAAAACAGTTGGAGCCTTAAAAGGGAGAACTGGTGATTTGAACAGTGAAGAAttagaagaatttccatctctacttcagccagctaacTTCTGGGTGATGATTCAttgtcaccttcatcagagttctcgATTTGTGGCTTCTGGGAAATTCAACGTCACCTTCATTGAGCTTCCGACTAGCAGTgtgccctacagaatttgcacTTACCAATCCCCACGgtcacataagccaattcctaaaataaatctcttaagaTAGATAAATAGTGATCTATTAGTTCTGTCTCCTGTCAGTACTGTTTCTtgggagaaccctgattaatacacaatgatcaaaaaataaatcactagggaaatcagaaaatattttaactgaataaaaatgaaaacatatcaaaatttgtagaAAGCAGCTAAAAAATTGACATCTAGCTAAACTGATAAGGGAAAAAGAAGACATGAATTAGTAATATCAGTAATGACAGTAATGAAAAAAGGAACTGTCACTACAGATCCCGCAGACATTGAAGCAATaataaaagcattttacaaaacaatttttcatgccaataaatttgacagcTTTGATGAAACAGAcaatttcctttaaaagaaaGCTTACCAAAGCTCACTTAAGAAGTAGATGACCTGAACTATATATGAAAATGAGTCTCTGGTTTCTTGTAAACTCATTTGCTCAGTTAGAGAAAAACCAGAAGAAAACTGCAGTGCTTGATAAATTTGTAGTAGAGAATAACAGAAGCTTTGCTCTTCCaccttaacattttatttttcttaccagCCATAATTTTTGCTGAAAGCAAGGAGTGaggtttttcttatattttgttaaatacaaTAAATTATGGTCAGTGAAGTCTGAATAGCTGCAAAGCATACAAACTACTGTCATCTTAGCTGTTGCCATTGCTTGTACAGGAACCACTTAAATGtgccaatatttattgaaacatATGATTAAAGTATAATTGGAAATAATGCTAATTATTTATCCTCAAACAAACTCTGTAGATGATAAGTAAAAGTATTATTAGTCTGATTTTGTATATGAGGCAGGTCCatagaataaaaacaacacaGCCCTCAgtgacacagacagaaggatccaGAATTAGATTTTTTAATCCAGATCTGTTTCCACAGCCCATAGAAACCACTCTACTACATTACTTTTCATGACTTTTGTGATAAATACTGTAATATGCCATAAAATTATCCTTTCAGATCTTTTCtaatatctattttctgaatagtaggcatttttaaaaatctaaggtATGCAGTAATACTTACATGAAAATAGGAAATAATGAAGACACTAACTTTACTACATGCCTGTGCTTGTAATGAAACTGattatttacacattttttaaaagctttattttgaaataatttcaaacttacaggaaatttgcaaaaataatacgaaaacaatacagaaaactccaatatATGCCCTACCAAGATACCCAGATTTAACAACTTCTAACACTTTGCAACATTTCTTATGATTCTATCTATCTCTTTTAAATGTTTGAGAGTGGATGGTATATATCATGCTACTTTAACattacttccatgtatatttcctaagaacaaaggtACTCACTTTTCAAAAGCACATTAAGTACAATTAtctaattcaagaaatttaactttctAGTTTTCTCAATTgttccaataatatccttttgggcatttccttttctgtttttagatCCAGTCCAGGGTCATGTATTGCCCTTAATTGTCATGGTATCTTTAGCTTATCTTGCtctcttttttcaaaattgtggtaatatatacTAAGAAGTTCCCATCTTAACCACCCCCAAGCCTAAAATTAatcacatccacaatgttgtgctaccatcaccaccatccattaccaaaagttttccattaccccaaacagaaccctGCACCCATAATGCATTAGCTCCCCATTGTCCCCAACACCCGCACTgaccctggcaacctgtattctatttctataactttgaattttcctattctaattatttcatagaagtggaatcatacaatatctgtccttttgtatctggcttatttcactcaacttcaaggttcatccatgttgtagcatgtatcattccattttacagctaataaaattccattatatgtatttaccacattgtgtttatctattcatctgttgatgtatacttgggttatttctacctttcagctattgtgaataatgttagtAAGAaaattggtatacaaatatctgtccaatatcctgctttcagttcttttgggtattgtgccagtttgggtatattatgtcccccagaaaaagccatgatcttttaatccaatcttgtgggggcagacatattagtgttgattaggttggaacctttggattatgttgtttccatggaaatgtgacccacccaactgaaggtgataactctgattagataatttccatggaagtgtggccccacccattcagcatgggccttgattagtttactagagccctatataagaattcagacaaaaggagcttgctgctgcagccaggagggacactttgaagaatgcacaggagctgagagaggagctgaaatgcaacctaggagaaagcagactccagccacatgtcttcccagctaacagaggttttccagatgccaatagcctttctccagtgaacgtacccgactgttgatgccttacctcggacattttatggccttaagactgtaactgtgtaaccaaatagatccccttcataaaagccaatccatttatggtgttttgcaaaatggcagcattagcaaactggaacaggtatatacctagaagtgagactGTCAGGTCATTTGGTAGTTCtgtttaaatttctgaggaagtaccaaattattttccatagtagctgcaccatttcacattcacaccaacaatgaatgagtattcctatttctccccatcctcaccaacacctcttagtttctgtttttaaaatcatagcCATCTGATTGGGTGTGAAGTCAtatcttattttggttttgatctgcatttcctcaatggctaatgattttgagcatttttttcatgtacttattggctatttgtttaTCCTCtatggagaaatatctgttcaagtcctttgcccatttgttaattgggttgtgtgtctttttgttgttgagttgtaggatttctttatatattttggatatttagcCCTTACCATatatgtggtttcccaatattttctccatCCTGCAGGACATCTTTTCACTATTTGATCATGTCTTTGATGCACTAAATTTTCAAATtcgtttttcttttgttacttatgCTTTTGGTGGAAAgtttaagaatccattgcctgatatgaggtcctgaagatattaGCCTCTATATTctgctaagagttttattgttttagcaTTTATAtgtaggtcattgatccatttttagttaatttataTCATGTGAAGTAGGGatctaccttcattctttgggaagtggatgtccagttttctcagcacaaTTTGATGAAGAGAGTGGACtagacacccttgtcaaaaataaattaaccatacaggtgaactcactgcccgcccccctaggtgggacctgactcccagggatgtaaatctctctggcaacatagaatatgactcccaaggatgaatctggacccgacatcgtgggattgagaacatcttgaccaaaaggggaatgcaaaatgaaacaaaagaaagtttcagtgactgagagattctaaatggagtggagaggtcactctggtggacattcttacgcactatatagataaccctttttaggttttaaggtgttggaatagctagaagtaaatacctgtaactatcaaactgcaacccagtagccttgactcttgaagacgattgtataacagtgtagcttacgaggcatgacagtgtgattatgaaaaccttgtggatcacactctctttatccagtgtatggatggctgagtagaaaaatggggacaaaaaccaaataaaaaatagggtgggggggaatgatttgggtgttcttttttacttttattttttattcctatatttactttttctggtataaggaaaatgttcaaaacatagattggtgatgaatgcacaactacatgatggtactgtgaacagatgattgtacaccatggatgattgtatgatatgtgaatatatctcaataaaactgaattaaaaaataaattagccatagatgtgaaggtttatttctggactctcaattctattctgtttatctatatgtctgtccttgtgccataaccacactgttttgattaccatagctttgtaattagattttaaatttggaagtgtgagctctccaactttgttcttctttatcaaaatgattttagctattcaaggccccttgcctttccatatgaacttgataattggctttttgaTTTCTGTGAAGTTGGAGTTTTGATCAggattgttttgaatctgtaaatctctttgggtACTATTGATATTTTagcaatattaaatcttccaatcaATAAGCATgggatatcttttcatttattcgaATCTTTAATTAATTTCAGTAATGAGTTATAGTTTTTcttgtataagtcctttacatccttggttagatttattcctagatactttattctttcagttgctattgtaaatggatttttttcttggtttcctcttcagattgttcactacTAGTGTATTAAAATACTACCATCCTTAGTGTGTTAATCTTGTTCCCCAtccctttgctgaattcatttattaactttaGTACCTTTCTTGTATActcttttgaattttctatatGTAAGAATCTATCATGTGTGAATAAGGATAGATtactcctttccaatttggatgtcctttgtttctttttcttgcctaattgctctggctacaaTGTCCAATAaactgaatagcagtggtgaaagtgacaatccttgtctttttcttgatcttagggggaaagatttcaatctttcaccattgagtatgatgttcgCTGTGGATTTTtgatataagtcctttatcatgttaaagaTGTTTCCtctcttcctagttttctaagtgttttatcaagtaagagtgctggatttttttcagttgtattttctgcattatttgaTATggtcatgtgggttttttccttcattctattaatgtaatGTATAGCACTGATTAATTTTATGCTATACCATCCTTGCAATCCCATGGTAAATcctgcttggtcatggtgtataattcttttagtgtgcttttggattcagtttgctagaaatttgttggggattttttcatctatattcacaagCAATATTGTTCAACAATTGTGTTTTCTAGTGaaacctttatctggctttgctattaggTTGGTGCtggactcatagaatgagttaggaaatatcccccctcttcaatttttttggaagagtttgagcagattgCTATTAATActtccttgaatgtttggtaaaattcaccagtgaagtaaTCTAgtcttgggcttttatttgttggaagaAAAGATTAAATCTCTTTTCTTGTCATTGGTCTTttgaaatgttctatttcttcttgagtcagtttataTTAttagtgtgtttctaggaatttgaccaTTTCATCAAGGTTATCTAATTGGTCAGAATACAAATTGTTCATATTATCTTcttaaatcctttttatttctgtaaagtcagtAGTGATGTCCCccctgtcatttctgatttttgttatttgtgtcctctcttcttttttctttgtcagtccaaCTAAAATTTTGTCAGTTGTAAAGGTCTTTTCAGAGGCTCagctttggtttcattgattctatctATTGTTTTGCTAGTctacatttcatttatctctactctaatcttaattatttctttcttccaatCATTCTGGGatcagtttgcttttctttttctggttcctcagGTATGAGtttaggttactgatttgagattttcctttttttattatgtaagcatttacaaaaatttccctcttagcattgTGTTttctgcatcctgtaagttttggtatgttgtattttcttttttatttgcttcaagatatttcctaatttcccttgtaatttctccTTTGACTTAATGGTTGTTTgaatacattgtttaatttccatgtgtttattaattttccacttttcttctctattgattctagcttcattccattttggttagAGAAGATATTTagtatgtgttccagtttgctggtcctgctgttatgcaaaataccagaaatggattggcttttatagaagggatttattcatgtacaaatttacagttctaaggccatagaagtgtccaaagtaagacatCAAACAAGAGAATACATTCACtaaaggaaggctgatggcatccagaacacctctgtcagctgtgaaggcatgtgactggtgtctgctggcctttgctcctgggttttgtttcaaactggctttctccaaaatatctctgggcatctgtcttcactcctctctctcagcttctgtgcatccttgcttctttctcccagggcatttctctccaagcatctgggggtcctctcttagcttctctggggcaaactctgggctttatctcttagcttagtatctccaaatgtccttctgtctgcatctccaagcatctccaagtgtcagcatctgtgttagCTCttaagctctcttaagtactccagtgaactaatcaagacccactctgaatgggaagggtccacacctccatggaaataatttcatcaaaggtctcatccacaattggatgagtcatatctccatggaaacactcaatcaaaatgttcaaccctaatcaaaagactaataagtctgcccccacaagactggtttaaagaacacggcttttgaaagatggcagactggtgagctgtaagttttagttactcctccaggaaagtaggtaaaaagccaggaactgcgtggactggacaccacagagcaatctgtctttgggcatacttcatacaacactcatgaaaacgtggaactgctgagatcagcgaaatctgtaagtttttgcggccaggggacccgcgcccctccctgccaggctcagtcccgggggaggaggggctgtcagctccaggaaggagaagggagaactgcagtggctgctcttatcggaaactcattctactgattcaaactccaaccatagatagactgagaccacacaccagagactctgagagcagccagcccagcagagaggagacaggcatagaaaaaaaacaacacg of the Choloepus didactylus isolate mChoDid1 chromosome 9, mChoDid1.pri, whole genome shotgun sequence genome contains:
- the NDUFB3 gene encoding NADH dehydrogenase [ubiquinone] 1 beta subcomplex subunit 3 encodes the protein MAPGHGHEHGHNKMELPDYKQWKIEGTPLEAVQKKLAARGLRDPWGRNEAWRYMGGFANNVSFVGALLKGFKWGFAAFVVAVGAEYFLESSNKDEKHH